In Eupeodes corollae chromosome 3, idEupCoro1.1, whole genome shotgun sequence, a single genomic region encodes these proteins:
- the LOC129952112 gene encoding uricase-like translates to MFPHKLHQNTSSNSSKIPDPNCLQFRLDDFGYGKEKVRVMALKKDGPYHTVKEFIVTSHMKLATHKEYYEADNTDIIGSDVQEVNIYLHAKRHGLSTPEEFALSLSQHFLDTYPIVTESHIRVEEKPWERLNGEHNHVFTLTSTVKRFCDVVRKRNESEPLVMSGIDGLRIIKTAQAPFVGYVKAGLHTEGDQPDRVLCADIFAKWQYSTLDKIDFSTNWHTVTNLILKAYAGDPKTGIITTSVQYISYEAEKLVLNEVPQISSMTVALPNIRYADYDFTRFADVKPNIENLQIYQPSEVPNGIGYSKLDRLGLNSKKIE, encoded by the exons ATGTTTCCACACAAACTTCACCAAAATACTTCATCAAATTCCTCGAAAATCCCTGATCCAAATTGTTTACAATTTAGACTCGATGATTTTGGTTATGGCAAAGAGAAAGTCAGAGTTATGGCTTTGAAGAAAGATGGCCCTTATCATACGGTAAAAGAGTTTATTGTGACATCCCACATGAAGTTGGCAACACACAAAGAATACTATGAAG cTGACAATACCGATATAATTGGAAGTGATGTTCAAGAAGTAAACATTTATCTACATGCTAAAAGACATGGGCTAAGTACACCAGAAGAGTTTGCTCTTAGTCTTTCACAGCATTTTCTTGACACTTATCCAATTGTCACTGAATCACATATTCGAGTTGAGGAGAAACCTTGGGAGAGACTTAATGGAGAACACAATCATGTTTTCACATTGACATCGACTGTCAAACGTTTTTGTGATGTTGTTCGGAAAAGAAATG AATCCGAGCCCCTCGTGATGAGTGGAATTGATGGTCTTCGAATAATTAAGACTGCTCAAGCTCCATTCGTTGGCTATGTAAAAGCCGGACTTCATACCGAAGGTGATCAACCTGATCGAGTTCTTTGTGCTGATATCTTTGCAAAATGGCAATATTCAACTTTGGATAAAATTGACTTTTCTACAAATTGGCATACAGTTACAAATCTTATTCTTAAAGCCTATGCTGGTGATCCAAAAACTGGCATTATTACGACGAGTgttcaatatatttcttatgAAGCAGAGaaacttgttttaaatgaaGTCCCACAA ATTTCAAGTATGACAGTTGCATTGCCAAATATAAGATATGCTGATTATGATTTTACTCGTTTTGCTGATGTCAagccaaatattgaaaatttgcaaatttatcAACCCTCCGAAGTTCCCAATGGAATCGGATATTCTAAGTTAGATAGATTGGGTTTGAACAGCAAGAAAATCGAAtga
- the LOC129952004 gene encoding uncharacterized protein LOC129952004 → MLTTPLQPHNSLNNITSKNSSSSHRNMKILSLLQKSKPSTHKRQKKKNRKNDIAANVPKAAVMLEVKLQKAMRKNADEKLHSNEDHTQNLLQTKQMLSDILKEYDHISKDKIILTTEIQNMKKYLSEIRSKLDQSLVVLNKNTTLFARKKGLIEKHIFTSKKKSNSLKGKRSKKANISPADQIKPILKNILLL, encoded by the exons atgcttacaaCACCTTTGCAACCTCATAACAGTTTAAACAACATTACGTCAAAAAATAGTTCAAGCTCGCATAGAAATATGAAAATTCTTTCATTATTGCAAAAATCCAAACCTTCAACTCATAAAaggcagaaaaaaaagaatagaaaaaatg ataTCGCTGCGAACGTTCCAAAAGCAGCAGTGATGCTCGAAGTGAAACTTCAAAAAGCAATGCGTAAAAATGCCGACGAAAAACTACATAGCAATGAAGACCATACACAAAATCTCTTGCAAACCAAACAAATGCTTTCTGATATTCTAAAAGAATATGATCatatttcaaaagataaaatcattttaacaacggaaatacaaaatatgaaaaaatatttatcagaaaTTCGATCGAAACTGGATCAATCGTTGGTAGtgcttaataaaaatacaactctTTTTGCAAGGAAGAAAGGATTaatagaaaaacatattttcacaaGCAAAAAGAAGAGTAATTCTTTGAAAGGAAAACGTTCGaagaaagcaaatatttcaCCTGCTGATCAAATTAAACctatccttaaaaatattttattactttaa
- the LOC129952546 gene encoding uricase-like, which produces MFPKKLYRNNSSNNNSNLPDPKFPQFWLDDYGYGKEKVRVMALVKDGSYHKIKEFLVTSHMKLATHKEYFDADNSDIIGSDVQEVNILMHAKKHGLSTPEEFGLSLSQHFLDTYPIVEESHVRVKEKPWERLNGEHNHAFELSSTVKRFCDVVRTRNDSEPLVMSGIEGLRIMKTAQAPFVGYVKAGLHTEGDQPDRVLCSDIFAKWQYGTLDKVDFTKNWHQIKELILIAFAGNSKTGITTTSVQYISYEIEKLVLSKVPQISSMAVTLPNIKFLEYDFNHFGGCQSSVGNLSIYQPSEEPYGIGFAKLDRLSLSSYGRKSKI; this is translated from the exons atgtttccaaaaaagttaTACCGAAACAATTCATCCAATAATAACTCAAATCTTCCTGATCCAAAGTTTCCACAATTTTGGTTGGATGATTATGGTTATGGCAAAGAAAAAGTTCGAGTTATGGCTTTGGTCAAAGATGGATCTtaccataaaataaaagagttCCTTGTAACTTCTCATATGAAATTGGCAACTCATAAGGAATACTTTGATG CTGACAATTCTGATATCATTGGAAGCGATGTCCAAGAAGTGAATATTCTTATGCATGCTAAGAAACACGGTCTAAGTACACCAGAAGAATTTGGTCTGAGTCTGTCACAGCATTTTCTAGACACGTATCCAATTGTTGAAGAATCACATGTTCGAGTCAAAGAAAAGCCTTGGGAAAGACTCAACGGAGAACATAATCATGCATTTGAATTGTCATCAACTGTCAAACGATTTTGTGATGTTGTACGGACAAGAAATG ATTCTGAACCTCTTGTAATGAGTGGAATCGAAGGTCTTCGGATAATGAAAACAGCACAAGCTCCATTCGTTGGATATGTCAAAGCCGGACTTCATACCGAAGGCGATCAACCAGATCGAGTTTTGTGTTcagatatttttgcaaaatggcAATATGGGACTTTAGACAAAGTAGACTTCACCAAAAATTGGCATCAAATCAAAGAACTAATTCTAATAGCATTTGCTGGAAATTCAAAGACGGGTATTACCACAACAAGTGTTCAGTATATTTCAtatgaaatagaaaaacttGTCCTGAGTAAAGTTCCACAA ATTTCAAGCATGGCAGTTACTTTACCCAATATAAAATTTCTTGAATATGATTTCAATCACTTCGGTGGATGTCAATCAAGTGTTGGAAATCTAAGCATTTATCAACCATCTGAAGAGCCATATGGAATTGGATTTGCAAAGTTGGATAGATTGTCGCTGTCGTCGTATGGAAGAAAgagcaaaatttaa
- the LOC129950108 gene encoding bromodomain-containing protein 7: MGSKKHKKHKSERRDKYEEYSMDHRPSSLKLILKVGSNSTPEYGNDSPAYGQQQGLDSTEMPSSSSRDPMPGGGGSSSAAMGEEQQHFFGNPDSEMPEKHKKSKKKKKKKDREKKHKHHKEKRHRHREDSSQDEFSFVEENSGPLPENILYYAGVTTGNSPSCRPVAKPIIPKKIEETISSPLSSPVKVSEPMQTPTGGKVYLEAASPQGMQINIPSPGSASTPGTITTPGNSTPGPALTPKPLEAPKTPSSSSESGREPRTCVLKLKQSKSPLTKLLDHLLRSLEKRDPHQFFAWPVTDDIAPGYSSIITKPMDFSTMRQKIEDNDYTTLVEFSDDFKLMCENAIRYNHIETVYHKAAKRLLQMGSKLLQPESLMRSLKPLSGYMRELTAKELGFELLHGEFNDHHMADSADEGASTGAEEPTQAQIEEEEKRRALREENEPKSRFQPYVDDLTSEEILAQVQNASRIAKKKLTAKEKAYSMGFLRQNKDGTTSMKILLKDENEGPEKVVSIGDLVGKLKTGTGQLQGLREDKRNAAKLVKPLNYGAFASFAPVFDSRFSNLGKEETDLVLRTYGDASSAEYAESIMQFTKDSNYATVLANGLLDVLTNGEHSKAMGELYDMQCETYETTEISKCFPETKEQIEEEYEKYKTTKIDFNRLKSLNELGIDMSFLNDMESETKNYELTRRLQEHLSNNLSLLEKLRSTQHDRLSQPLPAHLAHVQQPGPDETQLANQVTLHLSDICKKLPPSAIADPYGLRKAMGLSNVGLPPPPSPRLVIPAMLQEPCQSMTIGISPEPIVVGGVPMEIDDDVTDSNPVHTSVDLENELREFLESGPSLTTNDETSNIDQLLLN; this comes from the exons atgggctcaaaaaaacacaaaaaacataaatccgAACGACGAGATAAATACGAAG AATATAGCATGGATCATCGGCCGAGCAGTCTGAAGTTGATTCTGAAAGTCGGGAGCAATTCCACTCCCGAATATGGCAACGATTCGCCGGCATACGGGCAGCAGCAGGGACTAGACAGCACGGAAATGCCCAGCTCATCGAGCAGAGACCCAATGCCCGGAGGAGGGGGTTCGTCGTCGGCTGCGATGGGTGAAGAACAGCAGCATTTCTTTGGTAATCCCGATTCGGAGATGCCCGAGAAGCACAAGAAGtccaagaaaaagaagaagaagaaggaccGCGAGAAGAAGCACAAGCACCACAAAGAGAAGCGACACAGACATCGCGAGGACTCGAGTCAGGATGAGTTCAGTTTCGTTGAGGAAAACTCGGGGCCTCTGCCGGAGAACATTCTCTATTATGCCGGGGTGACAACGGGCAACAGTCCGTCGTGTCGTCCAGTGGCCAAGCCGATTATTCCGAAGAAAATCGAGGAGACCATCAGCTCGCCGCTCAGCAGCCCCGTAAAAGTGTCCGAGCCGATGCAGACGCCTACCGGGGGAAAAGTTTACCTTGAAGCAGCTTCCCCGCAAGGGATGCAAATCAATATCCCGTCGCCGGGAAGTGCCTCCACTCCGGGGACTATAACAACGCCTGGCAATTCCACCCCAGGGCCGGCATTGACCCCGAAGCCGCTGGAGGCTCCGAAAACTCCCAGTTCGTCGAGTGAGTCTGGGCGCGAGCCACGGACGTGTGTGCTGAAGCTGAAGCAGAGTAAGTCGCCTCTGACCAAGCTCCTCGACCATCTGCTGCGGTCGCTGGAGAAGCGCGATCCTCATCAGTTCTTCGCTTGGCCAGTGACTGACGATATTGCTCCTGGCTACTCGTCCATCATCACCAAGCCCATGGACTTCTCGACGATGCGTCAAAAGATCGAAGACAACGACTACACGACTCTGGTGGAGTTTTCCGACGACTTCAAGTTGATGTGCGAGAACGCCATCCGCTACAACCACATCGAGACTGTCTATCACAAGGCGGCCAAGCGTCTGCTGCAAATGGGTTCGAAGCTGTTGCAGCCTGAGAGTCTGATGCGAAGCCTCAAGCCTCTGTCTGGCTACATGCGAGAGCTGACGGCCAAGGAACTCGGCTTCGAGTTGCTCCACGGCGAGTTCAATGACCATCATATGGCCGATTCGGCGGATGAAGGAGCGTCCACTGGAGCCGAGGAACCCACACAAGCTCAAATCGAGGAGGAGGAGAAGCGCCGTGCGCTGCGTGAAGAGAATGAACCCAAGAGTCGATTCCAGCCTTACGTCGATGATTTGACCTCGGAAGAGATCCTGGCTCAGGTGCAGAATGCCTCGCGCATCGCCAAGAAGAAGCTCACGGCCAAGGAGAAGGCCTATTCCATGGGATTCCTGAGACAGAACAAAGATGGAACCACTTCGATGAAGATTCTGCTAAAGGACGAAAATGAGGGCCCCGAGAAGGTGGTTTCCATTGGTGACTTGGTCGGAAAGCTTAAGACAGGAACTGGGCAGTTGCAGGGCCTCCGCGAGGACAAACGAAATGCCGCAAAATTGGTCAAACCACTGAACTATGGAGCCTTTGCATCGTTTGCTCCGGTTTTCGATTCAAGGTTCTCCAATCTGGGAAAGGAAGAAACTGATTTGGTCCTAAGGACTTATG GTGACGCAAGCAGTGCAGAGTATGCTGAAAGCATCATGCAATTCACTAAAGATAGCAACTACGCCACGGTGCTGGCCAATGGCCTCCTGGATGTCCTCACAAATGGCGAACATAGCAAAGCTATGGGCGAACTCTACGACATGCAATGTGAGACTTATGAAACCACTGAAATCTCAAAATGCTTCCCCGAGACGAAGGAACAAATCGAGGAGGAGTATGAGAAGTACAAGACGACGAAGATCGACTTCAATCGATTGAAGTCTCTGAATGAACTGGGCATAGACATGTCCTTCCTGAACGACATGGAATCTGAGACGAAGAACTACGAATTGACGCGGCGTCTGCAGGAGCATTTGAGTAATAATCTGTCGCTGCTGGAGAAGCTCCGCAGCACTCAGCATGATCGACTGTCGCAACCGCTGCCAGCGCATTTGGCCCATGTCCAGCAACCTGGTCCTGATGAGACGCAGCTGGCCAATCAAGTGACTTTGCATTTGTCTGATATCTGCAAGAAGCTGCCACCTAGTGCAATTGCTGATCCTTATGGTCTCAGGAAGGCAATGGGGCTCTCCAATG TTGGTTTGCCTCCACCGCCATCACCACGTCTAGTAATTCCAGCAATGCTCCAGGAGCCGTGTCAGTCAATGACAATCGGAATCAGTCCCGAACCAATTGTAGTTGGTGGCGTTCCCATGGAAATCGATGACGATGTGACCGATTCAAATCCGGTTCATACGTCCGTCGATCTGGAAAATGAATTGAGAGAGTTCCTCGAGAGTGGACCATCGTTGACCACGAATGACGAGACGAGCAACATCGATCAACTGTTGcttaattaa